CCCACGCCCGCGACGGCTTCTTGTTCCCCAGCGTACGGAAGGGCGTGATTTCCGACGCGACGATGGCACGAATGATGGAAAGACGCGGCATGGAGGCGCGGCCACATGGCTTTCGTTCCAGCCTGCGCGACTGGCTGGCGGAGGCTACCGACGCCCCCCATGAAGTCGCCGAAACCATGTTGGGCCATGTCACGGGCGGTGCGGTCGTGAAGGCCTATCGCCGTACGGATTTTCTGGAGCAGCGTCGGGTGCTGCTAGAGCGCTGGGCAGGGTATGTGACCGGGCAATCGGGGCTGGTGGTGAAGATGGTCAGGGGATGATGAGCGACTGGCAACAACTGATCGACAACAAGGACTGGAGTGGCCTTGATAGCTTCTGGCGTCACGACGCCTCCCAAGAAATTTGCGCCGAAATCCTTGCAGCCCTACAAAAGCTGGTCCCTGTCGTTGAAAGAGCCAATGGGACAGAGCGCGAATACGAACATGCCCTGCCGCATGAGGTTCCTGCACATATTGCGGGCGCAGCAGAGATATTGCGCTTGGGTGAGCTCGAAGCAACCGCGCTAGGCGATGCATATAATTCCACATATCTGACACAATGGGCGGAATTACTGCCACAGCTTCAAAATGCCTGCGTGGAACTCGCCGCACTTCCCGAAGTGACCGAAGGCGCTGCCCATATGTCGCGCGCCCACCACGCCACAGAAGCAAGTAAATTGCTCGCCTTCATTCCCGCCATCCTTGAAACAGTGCGCTATCCGGGGGACGCGGAGGACGAGGAACCGGATGAACCCGGCTCTCCGCTTCAAGAACATGTCGCCGCGGTTGCAATCTACACTTTCGCAGCCGGACGGCACTTTCAAGCGGCTCTTGGCAAGGAGCATCAGCCTGCAGCATTGCGGCATTACAAGACTGTAGACCAGAACCGGAAGGTAGGCAGGCTTGGCGGGCAAGCTGCCAAGAAGCAAGAGCGTTATGAGGTGTTAGACAGCCTAGCCCGCGCAAACTTGAAGAGCTTCCTTCTCGCCACGGACGTACAAGCCTTCCGAAAAGCCAAGGAGCTTGCCGCGAAGCACGATAAGGGAGCCGCAGAGCCGCTTTTCATGCAAGGTGGCAAGTCCCTTAGTCGCGCGTGGTATGATGACTGGCTCGAACACTTCAGGAAAGATGCGAGCCAAGCCTTTGATAAATAAACGTGTTCGAAAATAGAACCATCGGTTCTTTAGGTTTTCTTGAAAGAACCGGCGGTTAGTTTCGGGCACATCGTTCATCTGTTCAGCCAGACGCAACCCGCATCTAGGCTGACCAATGACCATCACCGACCCCCTTCTGAAAGACCGCGAAGCCGCACCGCTTCTCGGCATCAGCGTGCCGACCTTTTGGCGCCGCGTAGCTGACGGCACTATTCCCAAGCCGATCAAGCTGGGCGCGCTGTCGCGCTGGCCGCAGTCGGAAATTCTGGAAGTTATTGAGCGAGCGAAAGCCGCCCGACACGGCGCCGCATAAGCAAAACCCCGCCGGGCAAGGGCGGGGTCGCTATCCGTATTTGCGGGATAGCCGCACCTTACTCTTTCACGCCCGGCCCTTCAAGGAATGAGGCCAAGACATGGCAGTCACCAATAAATGCCCGGCACGAGTCTTCACCATCAAGAACGGCAATGCCGATCCGCTGCATATTATTGCCAAGGGACGGGACCGCTGGGCACATGAAGCACTCATGGCGGCAGGTTCCAAGGGCTGCAACCCTATCTCCAATCCCGCCCCGCGCTGGGCCGCCTATGTCCACAACCTGCGCGCCTTCGGCGTAATGATCGACACCACCACCGAAAGGCACGGCGGCTCCTTCGCAGGGCACCACGCCCGCTATGTGCTGCGCTGCATTGCTATGGCGGGGCAGGATGGATTCGAACCCTGCTGCGGAACGAGTGTGATGAAAGGCGGTGCCGCTTGATGGTCTTACGTATTGCCGTCTTGTGCCACCGCTACGGCATCGATGCTGACCGCGCCGCCATGCTGGCCGCCTTCATCTGGGGATGCGTCTGTGAGTAACGCGCACGCTCTGACACTCGCTCTTCGTGGCAAGTGGTATCGCCGTTACGGGCTTGCGTGTTGCCCCGCACATGGCGACAGGCGGCCTAGCCTGACCTTGGCTGACGCCCCGGATGGCAAGCTGCTTTTGTCCTGCAAAACCGGATGCAGCTTCCTAGAGGTGCTGAACGCCTTACGTGAGCGCGGTTTGACGGACCGGCTAGACCGGTTTCAGCCGCCCATCGCGTCCGAGATTGCTCGCCGTCGAGCTGAGGATGAGGCCGAAGCCGTAAGGCGGGAACGGCAGGCGCTGGTATGCTGGAAAGACTCACTGCCGATTCACTGTACCATCGCCGAGACATACCTGCGGGGACGGGGTATCACCTGCTCCCTCCCAGAAACCCTGCGGTTCCATCCCGATTGTTGGCACGGCGCTTCTGCCAAACGGATCCCGGCAATAGTAGCGCGCGTGGACGGGCTGCCGCGGCTGGCCGTGCACCGGACCTACCTGCATTTGGACGGCAGCGGGAAGGCGGATGTGGAACCGAACAAAGCAATGCTGGGCGCGACGCTCGGGGGCGCTGTGCAAGTCGCTGAGGCTAAGGGACCGCTAGTGGTGGCAGAGGGTGTCGAGACAGCGTTGAGCCTGTACAGCGGTCTGTTGCGCACCCCTGCAACCATCTGGGCTGCGCTGTCTGCCGCAGGCATGGCCGGGCTGCATTTGCCCCCTCTCATCCCGCACCAGCTGATCATCGCGCCGGACGGCGACAAAGCAGGCCGTGAAGCCGCGTATCAACTAGCCAAACGCGCATCTGCGCTAGGCTGGACTGTGAGCCTGCTGCCCGCCCCGGACGGCCAGGACTGGAACGACATTCTCATGCGGGAAAGGGCCATCGTATGATTCTCCCAAATATGAGCAATTCTCACCCTACCAAACTGCATGCCCCTGTCGCCTTCATCACGGAAGGCCCGCAGCCGCTCTTGCGGGAAATCCTCCCCGGCGAGCCTTACCCCCTTCAAGCGTTGGGGCCGCTGCAAGCGTCTGTGGAGGCAGTTCAAGCCATGACGCTGGCACCCATTGCCATTCCCGCGCAAAGCGCCCTGTCGGTGGCGTCGCTGGCTGTGCAGGGCTTTGCCGATGTCGAGACGCTGGGTGGCGACCGTCCCTTGTCGCTTTATGCCCTGACCATCGCCCGCAGCGGTGAGCGCAAGTCCACCTGCGATGGATTACTAATGCAGGGCTTGCGCGACTTCGAACGCGAGGAAGCCGGCCGGCACCGCGAGGACGTGAAAGCATGGATGACCCGGCACGCGCTATGGAAGGTCCAACATGACGGTGTCATTGCATCCGTGAAGGGCAAGGCGGGCAAGAACGCCAAGACTCAGAGCGAGGCACAGGCCGACTTGGCCGCGCTGGGCGATGAACCCATTGCGCCGCCGTCGCCCGAACGGACGGTGACAGAGCCGACCTACGAGGGGCTGACCCGCAAGTTTGCAGAAGGAATGCCGAGCTTGGGCATCTTCTCTGACGAAGGCGGGCAGTTCTTGGGCGGCTTTGCCATGTCGAGCGACAATCGGCAAAAGACCCTCGCCGCCCTGAATGACCTGTGGCAGGGCAATCCCATCCGTCGCACCAGGCAAGGTGAAGGCTCCTTCACGCTCTATGGCCGCAGGCTGGCGGTGCATCTCATGGTGCAGCCGGGTGTCGCGCGCGATTTCATGGCAGATCCCAAAACTGACGACACGGGCTTCCTGCCACGCTTTCTGATTTGCGAGCCACCGAGCACTATCGGGACCCGGCTTCATGGTCTGACGCGTGACGGCACGGGACCGCTTGCGGCCTTCGCGGCCCGGCTTGGAACCATTCTGCAATCGCCCTTGCCGATGAACCCAGAAAGCCGGGCACTGGAGCCACGCCGCCTTCTGCTAGCCCCGGATGCCCGTGCGCTGCTGACCGAATATGCCGATGCGGTAGAACTCTCCCAGCGCCCCGGCGCAGCCATGTCGAGTGTGACCGGCTATGCGTCCAAGGCCGCCGAACAAGCCTGCCGCATCGCCGGGGTGCTGACCCTGTGGCGCGACCTGGCTGCCCCGGCTGTCGAGGCCGAGGACATGGTGTCCGGTATCGAGCTTGCCGGCTTCTACCTGTCGGAAGCGCAGCGCCTGGCTGATGCCGCAAAGGTGAGCGAGGAGACAGACCGGGCCGAGCGGCTGCGGCGCTGGCTGATCGAGGAGTGGCCGGATCCCGAGATGCTGACGGGAGACGTTGTGCAAAAGGCCCCTATCCGCGCCCTGCGCGAGACAAAGACCGCAACCGCTGCACTGGAAATGCTGGAAAGGCATGGCTGGGTTATCGCCCTGCCCACCGGAACAGTGGTGCGTGGCCGGGCCCGTTCGACCGCTTGGCGCATCGTCAAAGGGGGCAGCCATGCTGTTTAATGCCCGCGCAGCCCTGTCCCGCATTAGGACCAACGGTCATGCGGTGAAAACGCAGGCGGAACCGGACCACCATGCTAATCGTGCTAATCGTGCTAAACAAGAACGGGAAGGCGCGGACTATTTAGCACATTTAGCACATTCAGCACGCCTCTGGCCTTCCGAGCGTGAAAACGCATCCACATTCGACGGGGTTGTCGTGCTTCCCCTTCACGGTCCCGAGGCGCCGAGCGCCCCCGCCAACATGGTGCGGCTGGATTGGTCAGGTCAATGGGTAAGCCGTGACCGCTGGGGCGCCATGTCGGACTTCGAGCGCTATGGGCCTCAAGGGCGACTGTTCTGCGGTAAATGCTGGACGTGGCAAACTCGCGAGACAGCGCTGACCTGCCTTGAACAAGATCCTACGATAATACCGCGGCAATCTAGTGGCATTATCCACTGTCCTGCGTTACCGGTGTGAATCCAGAGTGCCGTTCGGAAAGCCGCTCGCTCAAAAGGGCCGATGCCGAGATTTCAGTAGGGTGATGGGCACCGCCAACCTGATGCTCTCTCGTCTTGCCCCAGTATCCCTGAAAGGTACTCACAATGCTAACCGACTACGAAGCGGATGGCTCGTGCCGCTGGGGCTAAAGCGCCTAGGTGTTTGATCCCATGGTTTGATGGTGCAATCCTTTCGCAGGAATGGAAGGAAGCATTATGGGACAAGTTCGTCACGGGAGCGCCACGACCACGCACGCTGTCAGAGCTGCAATACAGCGATCGCAAGCTTCGCTCGCGCAGCTGAGCCGGGAGCTCGGCATCAACCCAAAGACTGTCGCGAAGTGGCGCAAGCGCGAGACAGTTGAGGACCGTAAGACTGGGCCGAAGGAGCCACGCTCCACGGTCTTGAGTGAGGCCGAGGAAGCAACAATCGTCGCGTTTCGGCGCCATACGCTGCTGCCGTTGGACGACTGCCTCTACGCTCTTCAGCCCTCTATCCCACATCTGACGCGCTCGGCGCTGCACCGATGCCTGCAGCGGAATGGCATTTCGCGACTGCCGGACGTGGGCGGGGACAAGCCCAAGCGTGCGAAGTTCAAGCGCTACCCGATAGGTTTCTTCCATATCGACATCGCCGAGGTGCAGACGGCCGAAGGCAAGCTCTTCCTCTTCGTAGCCATTGATCGCACCAGCAAATTTGCTGTCGTTCAATTGGCGGAAAAGGCCAACAGGAAAACCGCTTGGGAGTTCCTGGAGCACCTTCTGGACGTCGTGCCCTACCGCATCCACACGATCCTGACCGATAATGGCATCCAGTTCGCAGAGCAGCCTCGAAACCGTAACACTCCTTACTCTCGGCAAATGCGGTTCGACATGATTTGCGAGGCAAACGGGATCGAGCATCGGCTGACCAAGCCCAACCACCCGTGGACGAATGGCCAAGTCGAGCGGATGAACAGGACGATCAAGGACGCGACCGTCAAGCGCTACCACTACGACAGCCACAGCCAGCTGCGCACGCACCTCGCCGATTTCATCGCCGCCTACAATTTCGCACGCAGGCTCAAGACGCTGAGCGGTGTCACACCCTACGAATACATCTGCAAGGTCTGGACTTCAGAGCCAGACAGATTCATCGTCAATCCGATCCACCAGATGCCGGGACTGAACACCTAAATTCAGTTAGCGCAGAGTGATGTCGCCACCGCTTACTGTCCTGCATGTCGCGCGCGACAAGCTGTACAGCCTCAGCGAACGCCCGCGCCCGCACCGTTTCGCGCGAGTCGCCATGCCGGTGGGCCCTGCCTCGCCCGCTGCTTGCGCGCAGGCCGCTGTGCGTGCCGCTCAGAAGAGCCTTGGTTACCAGTCAGCGGAGCGGATGCTCAGGCGTCCGAGAATCTACTAGCGGCTGACTTCAAGCGTAACGTTTCCGCGCTGAATCGGTACCTACGGCGTTTGGAGGCGACTTGGCAGTACAAACGGCTAGCTTTCAAACAACAGGGGAGGCCCTCTGACCTTCAATTCTGTCGATCTAGCGGTGGCATTGCTCCGGTCCAGAGCCGGCGTCGGGTTGTTCATGGAGGATTAAGTGCGCAAGACTTCGAGCAGTGCTGTACTATTGGTCTCCGTCTTTCGACGGCGTCAATCTCTACCACCCGAAGAGCCGTCAGACCCCGCCCGCTCTGCGCTGTCTGATCGAATTTCTCTGCCGTCGCGTGGAAAACTGAGGATCGAGAGGACGCAGCTTGTTCCCTGGTGCATCCGCGATTATCGTCCAACCAATTTAAATTGCTGCGCTTTCAGACTGTTTGGTGCTGGCTTCAAGTAGACTGAATTGCTGCGCCGATTCGATCCGCGCGTGAGCTGGACGGAGGAATGATGACGGTTCTGGAAGACATCAAAAATGGCGCTCAATTGCGCGGCGTCGTTCCCGGCCAGCCCGTCGAGGTCGTTTCCGTCGAATGGATCGGAGACCAAGCTATCAATCTGGTATTCAGAGTGCCCGGTGGGGGTGTTTCTGAAACGACCCTTTATCGCGATGATCAGGCCCGAATAGAACTCGATGCCCGTGGACGGGTTTGGTCGTTTGATGCAGATGGCGAGCTCCTGCGCCTTGTCACTGAGGCTAATCGGATCAAGCTGGCGCATTACTTCGATCCTTACCTCGCCATTCACACCAGCCTGGTTGATCCGCTTCCGCACCAGATTTCAGCCGTCTATGGGGAAATGCTGCCGCGCCAGCCACTGCGGTTTCTCTTGGCGGACGATCCGGGCGCCGGGAAAACTATCATGGCGGGGCTGCTGATCAAGGAATTGATCGCCCGCAGTGATCTTGAACGCTGCCTGGTTGTCGCACCGGGCAGTTTGGTCGAACAGTGGCAGGATGAATTGGGCGAGAAGTTCGGGTTGGAGTTCGACATCCTGACCCGCGACATGATCGAGAACTCAAGGTCGGGTAATCCGTTCAGCGACCGCAACCGTCTGATTGCTCGATTGGATGTCCTCGCCCGCAATGAGGAACTGCAGGACAAGCTGGCGCAAGCGGCGGAGTGGGATCTGATCATTTGCGACGAAGCCCACCGTATGTCGGCGACCTATTTCGGCGGCGAGGCCAAATACACCAAGCGATACCGGATTGGTCAGAAACTTGGGGAAGCGTGCCGTCATCTTCTGCTGATGTCGGCAACGCCCCACAATGGGCATGAACAGGATTTTCAGTTGTTCATGGCGCTGCTGGACGGCGACCGTTTTGAGGGGCGGTTCCGCGACGGTGTGCACTATGCGGACACCGCCGACATGATGCGTCGCCTTACCAAGGAAGAGCTCCTGCGGTTTGATGGCCGTCCGCTCTTCCCTGAACGCCGTGCTTATACTGTCAAATACGACTTGTCGCCCGAGGAGGCGGCGCTTTACGCCGCCGTGACCGAGTATGTCCGCAACGAGATGAACCGGGTCCAGCGTTTTGCCGCAGAGGATGGCAAGAAGCGGAATAATGTCGGCTTTGCTTTGCAGATCCTGCAACGTCGCTTGGCTTCTTCCCCTGCCGCAATCTACGAGTCGTTGAAGCGGCGCCGCGAACGCTTGGAGGCAGAGCTGGCCGAGGCGAGGCTGATGGTTCGCGGCAAACGCTCCGGTTTCGAGGTACCCGACGTGCCTGAGGACGTGCTACAGAACATCGAGGAGTTTGGCCAGGACGAGATCGACGACATCGAGGACCGGATTTCCGCGACGGCCACAACGGCCGAAACCGTGGATCAGCTCGCGCTCGAGGTCAAAACATTGCAGGGCCTTGAACGGATGGCGCTGGGCGTCCTCAGTTCCGGGCAGGACACGAAGTGGTCGCAGCTTAACCGGATCCTTGATGACGAACTCATGGTCGATTCCCACGGCAATCGCCGGAAGCTGATCATCTTCACCGAACCCAAGGACACCCTCTATTACCTGCATGATCGCGTGCGTTCGCGCCTTGGCCGTGCCGATGCGGTTGAGGTCATCCATGGCGGCGTGTCGCGCGAGGATCGCCGCAAGATCGTCGAGCGATTCATGCAGGACCGCGACATGCTAGTGCTGATCGCGAACGACGCGGCCGGTGAAGGCGTGAACCTTCAGCGTGGTCACCTGATGGTGAACTACGATCTCCCCTGGAACCCGAACAAGATCGAGCAGCGGTTCGGCCGTATCCACCGGATCGGCCAGATCGAGGTCTGCCATCTCTGGAACCTCGTGGCGGCCGATACGCGCGAAGGTGAGGTTTATGCTCGGCTTCTGGAAAAGCTGGAAGCCGCGCGCGAGGCGTTGGGCGGGCGGGTCTATGACGTTCTGGGCGAGTTGTTCGAGGGAACAGCGCTGAAGGATCTGCTGTTCGAGGCGATCCAATATGGCGAACAACCCGAAGTGAAGGCCAAGCTGCTCCAGGCCGTCGACGGGGCCGTGGACCAGCAGCATCTGCTGGACCTTCTGGCGCGTCGGGCCCTGACCAATGACACGATGCCTGCCGCAAAAGTGCAGGAAATCCGCATCGACATGGAGCGCGCCGAGGCCCAGCGCTTGCAGCCGCATCACATCCAGAGCTTCTTTGTCGAGGCATTCAAGCGGCTTGGTGGTCAGATCAAGCCGCGGGAGGAGGGACGGTGGGAGATCACGCACGTGCCAGTCAGCATCCGTGAGCGGGATCGTCAGATCGGAACCGGCGCCCCGATCCAGAAGAAGTACGAACGCATCTGCTTCGAAAAGGGCAAGGTGAACCAGCAACCCGTGGCAACGTTCGTCTGCCCGGGCCATCCTCTGCTGGAGGCTGTCATCAGCATCGTGCGCGAACAGCACGATCACCTGATGAAACAGGGCGCAGTCATGGTCGATGAAACTGACCTTGGCCAGGACTTGTCGGCCATTTTCTTGCTGGAACACAGCCTTCAGGACGGCCGCCCAACCAGCACCGGCAAACCCCACGTCATCTCGGAAAAGCTGCAATTTGCCTCGATCGACAAGACAGGGAAAGCTGCGAATGCGGGGATCGCCCCCCACCTGAACCTGCGTCCAGCTTCGGCCGAAGAGATCGCGCTGGTTAGCGACAGGCTGCACGAAGACTGGCTGCGCAACGATCTGGAGAAGGCGGCGATCCGTTTCGCTACTGTCGATCTCGCGCAGAGCCACGTGGCCGAAGTAAAGGCACGACGCTTGCCCGAGGTGGCCAAGGTCGAACAGGAGGTAAAGGCTCGTCTGAGGAAGGAGATCAACTTCTGGGACAACCGGGCCGCGGAACTGCGCGAGGATGAAAGGGCGGGCAAGAAGACCCGCCTGAGCTGGCAGAACGCCGAACGTCGTGCGGAAGATCTGGCCGACCGATTGAAGCGCCGGATGGAATTGCTGGAGAAGGAACGCTTCATTTCCGCCCAGCCTCCGCGGGTGCGCGGGGGCATGGTCGTCGTCCCGAAAGGGTTGCTGTTGGCAAAGGCTGCCGTCGCCACCGGCGCCAAACCCAACGCCTTTGCCGAAGACCCGGAGGCCCGGCGGATCAGCGAGTTGAAGGCCATGGAGGCGGTCATCAATGCCGAGCGCGCTTTGGGCAACGAACCACGCGACGTGTCGGCGCAGAAGGTCGGTTACGACATTGCCTCCTACGATCCGCGCTCTGGGCATCTGCGCTTCATCGAGGTCAAGGGTCGGATCGACGGCGCCGACACGGTAATGCTGACCCGGCAGGAGATCATCACCTCGCTGCACGAACCCGGCAAATACATCCTGGCCATCGTTCAGATCGAGAGTGGCTTTGCCCGCGAACCGCGCTATGTCCGAGGGGCGCTGTCGGATCACGAACCCTCGTTTGAACACACGGCGATCCAGTTCAACCTAAAGCGCCTGCTGGAGCGGGCAGCTGCACCAAATTGAGACAGTATGCGGTATTCCGAAAAGAGCTTTGAGGTAAGGTTTTGTGCGGCGCTTACGGCTGCAGTAATGCCTCTGAACCGCAATCCGAAGTGGTTTGGCCTTACGCAAGCTCAAGAGCGGCGCGTTGGGATCGACACTGTCCTCGGCATCGGCGGGCGATTGATCATCTTTCAGTTCAAAGCTCAGCAGGCGAAAAAGGTGAAGCTCGAATGCGATCAGCTTAAGAAGCTGACAACAGTGCAGAAAAAGTATCCCCGCAGCACATTCTACGTTTTCCCTGAGGAGGATAGCATCTTCGCCGCCGGGAAAGCTCAGTGCTTGTTCCCAAGTGCACGGGTGTTTCAACCGCGCGACATTGCCACAAGTGTGTACAGTGGAATTGATTCCGTATCCTTTTCACTCGATGCGACTAAGAAGAAGCTTGAGAGAAAAAGGCCCGCATCGTCCTTTCCAGTATGCAATGCATGCGAGAAGTTCGGCTGCTTTTGCAATAAGTCGCACCATGAGCTGTTAGCCAGCCTACTGAAGCCGAGCGGCTGGCTAAGATTTCTCGCGCCGTCATGGGACGGCATTGTGCGCGAACTCGGGGTAACTTTCCCGTCTGCGGAAATCGGAATACCTATCGCGCGAGATCCCGGCGAGGCAGACCTTGAGACGCGTGGCCCAGAAGAACGCGACCCTCGCGAGATGTCTGCCAGAGTTGAGCCGATTACCAATGAAGAGCAGTTTGAGGCATTGTTCGGCGACGATGCAGGAGGAGATCTCGAGCCCGGCGCATATGGCTTTTTCATTCCGTACAAATAAAGCATAGGCAACTCGATGACCTGCAAGAAGAAACTGATCGAAGTCGCCATCCCGCTCGAGGCCATCAACGCTGCCTCGGCGCGGGAGAAGTCGATCCGGCATGGGCATCCCTCCACCCTGCATCTGTGGTGGGCACGGCGGCCGTTGGCGGCCTGTCGGGCGGTGCTTTTTGCGCAGCTGGTGGATGATCCTTCAAGCCATCCGGACCAGTTCCCGACAGCAGAGGATCAGGAGCGGGAGCGGCAGCGGCTTTTTGCCATCATCGAAGACTTGGTGAAGTGGGAGAACTCGACCAACGAAGAGGTGCTGGAACGCGCGCGGGCGGAAATCCGGC
Above is a genomic segment from Paracoccus aestuarii containing:
- a CDS encoding helix-turn-helix transcriptional regulator, whose protein sequence is MTITDPLLKDREAAPLLGISVPTFWRRVADGTIPKPIKLGALSRWPQSEILEVIERAKAARHGAA
- a CDS encoding DUF7146 domain-containing protein, which produces MADAPDGKLLLSCKTGCSFLEVLNALRERGLTDRLDRFQPPIASEIARRRAEDEAEAVRRERQALVCWKDSLPIHCTIAETYLRGRGITCSLPETLRFHPDCWHGASAKRIPAIVARVDGLPRLAVHRTYLHLDGSGKADVEPNKAMLGATLGGAVQVAEAKGPLVVAEGVETALSLYSGLLRTPATIWAALSAAGMAGLHLPPLIPHQLIIAPDGDKAGREAAYQLAKRASALGWTVSLLPAPDGQDWNDILMRERAIV
- a CDS encoding IS481 family transposase, with product MGQVRHGSATTTHAVRAAIQRSQASLAQLSRELGINPKTVAKWRKRETVEDRKTGPKEPRSTVLSEAEEATIVAFRRHTLLPLDDCLYALQPSIPHLTRSALHRCLQRNGISRLPDVGGDKPKRAKFKRYPIGFFHIDIAEVQTAEGKLFLFVAIDRTSKFAVVQLAEKANRKTAWEFLEHLLDVVPYRIHTILTDNGIQFAEQPRNRNTPYSRQMRFDMICEANGIEHRLTKPNHPWTNGQVERMNRTIKDATVKRYHYDSHSQLRTHLADFIAAYNFARRLKTLSGVTPYEYICKVWTSEPDRFIVNPIHQMPGLNT
- a CDS encoding helicase-related protein, translated to MMTVLEDIKNGAQLRGVVPGQPVEVVSVEWIGDQAINLVFRVPGGGVSETTLYRDDQARIELDARGRVWSFDADGELLRLVTEANRIKLAHYFDPYLAIHTSLVDPLPHQISAVYGEMLPRQPLRFLLADDPGAGKTIMAGLLIKELIARSDLERCLVVAPGSLVEQWQDELGEKFGLEFDILTRDMIENSRSGNPFSDRNRLIARLDVLARNEELQDKLAQAAEWDLIICDEAHRMSATYFGGEAKYTKRYRIGQKLGEACRHLLLMSATPHNGHEQDFQLFMALLDGDRFEGRFRDGVHYADTADMMRRLTKEELLRFDGRPLFPERRAYTVKYDLSPEEAALYAAVTEYVRNEMNRVQRFAAEDGKKRNNVGFALQILQRRLASSPAAIYESLKRRRERLEAELAEARLMVRGKRSGFEVPDVPEDVLQNIEEFGQDEIDDIEDRISATATTAETVDQLALEVKTLQGLERMALGVLSSGQDTKWSQLNRILDDELMVDSHGNRRKLIIFTEPKDTLYYLHDRVRSRLGRADAVEVIHGGVSREDRRKIVERFMQDRDMLVLIANDAAGEGVNLQRGHLMVNYDLPWNPNKIEQRFGRIHRIGQIEVCHLWNLVAADTREGEVYARLLEKLEAAREALGGRVYDVLGELFEGTALKDLLFEAIQYGEQPEVKAKLLQAVDGAVDQQHLLDLLARRALTNDTMPAAKVQEIRIDMERAEAQRLQPHHIQSFFVEAFKRLGGQIKPREEGRWEITHVPVSIRERDRQIGTGAPIQKKYERICFEKGKVNQQPVATFVCPGHPLLEAVISIVREQHDHLMKQGAVMVDETDLGQDLSAIFLLEHSLQDGRPTSTGKPHVISEKLQFASIDKTGKAANAGIAPHLNLRPASAEEIALVSDRLHEDWLRNDLEKAAIRFATVDLAQSHVAEVKARRLPEVAKVEQEVKARLRKEINFWDNRAAELREDERAGKKTRLSWQNAERRAEDLADRLKRRMELLEKERFISAQPPRVRGGMVVVPKGLLLAKAAVATGAKPNAFAEDPEARRISELKAMEAVINAERALGNEPRDVSAQKVGYDIASYDPRSGHLRFIEVKGRIDGADTVMLTRQEIITSLHEPGKYILAIVQIESGFAREPRYVRGALSDHEPSFEHTAIQFNLKRLLERAAAPN
- a CDS encoding winged helix domain-containing protein → MAVTNKCPARVFTIKNGNADPLHIIAKGRDRWAHEALMAAGSKGCNPISNPAPRWAAYVHNLRAFGVMIDTTTERHGGSFAGHHARYVLRCIAMAGQDGFEPCCGTSVMKGGAA
- a CDS encoding YfjI family protein, encoding MSNSHPTKLHAPVAFITEGPQPLLREILPGEPYPLQALGPLQASVEAVQAMTLAPIAIPAQSALSVASLAVQGFADVETLGGDRPLSLYALTIARSGERKSTCDGLLMQGLRDFEREEAGRHREDVKAWMTRHALWKVQHDGVIASVKGKAGKNAKTQSEAQADLAALGDEPIAPPSPERTVTEPTYEGLTRKFAEGMPSLGIFSDEGGQFLGGFAMSSDNRQKTLAALNDLWQGNPIRRTRQGEGSFTLYGRRLAVHLMVQPGVARDFMADPKTDDTGFLPRFLICEPPSTIGTRLHGLTRDGTGPLAAFAARLGTILQSPLPMNPESRALEPRRLLLAPDARALLTEYADAVELSQRPGAAMSSVTGYASKAAEQACRIAGVLTLWRDLAAPAVEAEDMVSGIELAGFYLSEAQRLADAAKVSEETDRAERLRRWLIEEWPDPEMLTGDVVQKAPIRALRETKTATAALEMLERHGWVIALPTGTVVRGRARSTAWRIVKGGSHAV